Genomic window (Ananas comosus cultivar F153 linkage group 1, ASM154086v1, whole genome shotgun sequence):
CGCAAGCACTTTTTCTTACAAAAGTACGTTATCTTAAGTTGAGGAAGCCGATTTAACGGGGAAGTTGGTTTTGAATCAGAAAAAGTTATCTAACAAGGAGCATACAATAAGTGCAAGGGTCATACGTTTTTAAGGGCATGTATGATTATTCAGATAGTGCAGGGCTATGTACTtagatagataatatatataacaaacgCGAGCGAAcgtgcgcgcgcgcacacagAAACAGAGAATAACCTTCGTCTTTGTTTCGCAACGGACATCAAGTTGTTGAACACGCAACGAAAGACGACCCGCAATCTTCTGCCCGAAGATCCATGGCAAGCAGTGACATCCGGGATCAAGCGCCTCATTATATTTCCCGAACCATTCCTTGATGGCTACCGTTGACTGCTCGACTTGGACGCAACAGAATGTCTGCCCCATTTTGTTAACTACAGAGAGAagaatccaaaaaaataaataaacaacttGCTATTAACTAGCATGATAAATGTTCACATTCGGCGTATCTGACAGTTCGTCAGTAAGGCTTAAAAGCAATAAATTTCCTTCAAGATAATCAAAACCTACAGCAAACCGTAACCTAAACTAACACGATGTTAATCGATACTGTACCTCTGTTCTTTTTCATAAATTGAGGGGTTATCTATAGGTTTCAATTATCAAGTAAAGTACAGATCCACATATCCAGGCTAGTTATCTCGATTTAAGTTCAAACTTCGATTGCGTTCCTCTGGCGAGGCTTCGAAGCAGCAACTAAAAAGACTAGAATTTACAATCAGTTTCAGACTCTGAAACGATGATTCTCGTACTTCAATTTCGTAAGAATTTGCACATTGCATAATATACTATGAATTACCGCAAGATTAAGTCACAGAACCATAACAGAAATTTTTTACAATGGATAGCAAACCGTTACTGTGCGGAATTCAAAAAAGTGATAATCAGAATATTGACAGGGAGTCAAACTTCAAAAGCACAATACTGGAGATGACTCAGAATTGATGCATACAAGATGATCAAAGATATAAGTACATCAGAATAATGATGGTTTGGTGGAGCTTTGAGATGGCTTCAATGTTCATGAAATCGAAGACCTATctcaacaattatatatatataatcacaaCTCAAATCGTCGATTGATCAAAAACCGCGTAATTGAATCCTAAAATTTTCTATCCATTCAACATCgaaaccaaggatttaagtacccaTCAGCAGGGACTGTATCTACTGTGTTGTATTGTGCCAATAAAATATCGACACGATACAGCCCATATGCCAATGAAACAACTCAAAATcttatattctttaaattagtaagtaaatttcaagtttaaaaacttcgataaaaatatataataaccggttagaatattttgttgctaaaaataataattatttcatgctattatattTTGGCACGCATGAATTTTTGGTGACCGGCACGCATTGGCGTAGCCCGACACGTACCATAGCGAAAACTTGCCATACCGTGCGAGCAAATTACCGGCACGGTCCCGTACCATGACGATTAAATCCTTGATCAAAACTAAAAATTCTTAAAGCAATTGTACACAACCCAACGCATCAATttctcaccaaaaaaaaaaaaccaattttgATGTAAAAATTACCGAAAAGGAGAATAATAATAGTAGAATTAAAGAGGTTAAGGGGTCTCTCATACCTATGGACGACGATAGAAAAAGCACGAAGGGTTCgagaaattaaaaagttaattaatatttaatattataataataaaattaaaaaaaccacACGGCTAGGGTTTTATAGAAgagtagggagagagagaggatagagACGAAGGGGTTTTGAAAGATTCGGAGATTGTCGTACGCCGAATTAATCGACGAATCAGTGAAGAGCGAGAGCAAAGCAAATTGTTCGTGAACCGGATGCACCTTGCACCGACAATCGTAGCCGCACATTAGCTGCGAGTTTAAAAAATGGGATGAGATGAACGGTCGAAAGGTACGGTGCATCAAGGGCGAAGTGTGAACCTGGTTCACGAAAATGTTGCGATCGTTAGAGTAAGTGTTAACTAACTAACAAACCATGCAATCCGCAcgctatattatattttagtacCCTTATCTTTAGCATTTTTACAAATAGATCCCCgaacttttactttttttttcctgtgagATTAGATTTCATAAATCTCAGGACGAACTTCCACAAGATGTTCTCTTATATTAGTTTGCGATAAGCTTGGCAATCTAGCTCGCTGCTCGCAAGCCAACCCGTGTTCGGTTCGAAATGAGTTCGAGATCGACCattcgtttaataaatgagccaaacacaatttaaaattttcaactcaaaattttaacgAGCCAAACAGGAACTAGAGTAAGCCGGCTTGTGCTCGGCTCAATATAgactatttgaattttagtcCAACTCACATATAAAGAGgcctatattttataaattttaattactaaattCTAAGGTTTGagttttctttcaacttttcgTCGAGCCGTGTGGCTGACAATTGAACTTGATGTTCACGAGTTAGTTCGTGCTCGACTCGTTAACAAACAAACTGaacacaaattaaattttttagctcAATATTGAGCGCAAATTATATTATTGCAAATCATGGCTAGATGCTCTGACAATATCAACTCAATTTTTGGATAGAAATTAATGGttatatatgaatatgaattcAGGTACTTTGATGCTACAACGCAGTTAATGTCCCTCACTCAAATCCTAGCACAGTAGCACCTTGTCTCTACTCTCTGGTAATTAGTTGCATGAAAAGAAAAATCCTTAATATTCTTCCCATTAGATATTGGTTGTTGTATTAGGATCTCACAAAATCCATAAAAATGCATTAGGTTTTCACCTATCCATCTAACAAACTTATTTATCTGTTTCAATATCTATAAAAttcttctacaattttatttatttttatttttttttgagagataggttgcacgctacccgctttgtttatttcatttagaaataaacttagctggaaataatatataaatatttatcttaaaaagaaaagattttgaatgataaaatatttaataaaaaataaaatattaatagttggaGAAAAAAAGATGAACTAAAAATTTGTTTCGTTACGTTCTTGcgtacaaaatatttttttttaaattaatgggTTTGTCAACAGATCAAAATTTGAActatatgcttttatatataatatatgtatagatatcTACCTTATGAAAGTCCGTGGTACTTTGTCCACGTGGCAACAttatcttaatttaatttttatggaCCCTACCTGTCAGccacactaataataataaaagtggaCCCTACCTGTCAGccactctaataataataataataataataataataataatattagtttTAGAAAATCTAACCCGCCCCTACGCCCTTCCGCCTCCTcttctttcgttttttttttattttttatttccccCAAGCCGCCCTACGCCCTTCCGCCTCCTctcatttctttttccttttttttccccaagcCGCCCCTACGCCTCCCAGATGGGCTCTGCAGGCGAAGGCGGAGAAGTCGACGGCGTCACACCCGGCGgagaaggaggcggcggagcaGCACAAGCAGGAGAGGATCGACGAAGCCGAGGCCACCAAGCGGGAGGCGGTGACGGAGCGCCACCACGacgctgccgccgctgccgccgccgccgccgccgcccgcggtGGCGGTCATGTTATCGGGTGCCAGGCGGCGGGAGGGTACGTGGAGCCCGGCGTGGCGGAGTCGCAGCCGATCGCCATCGCGACGGGGATGGTGCGGCCGTCGGCGGCGCACAACCCCCGCGTCGGCAGCGAACACCCGGAGCCCCGTGGTACCGGCAAAGGATACACTTGAACTGAACTAAGGCGTCGGTTCCGGCTGGGGAGAGAATATATAGGAAGAGCCAAAGGGAGAAGAGAAGGCCTACGCCGACACCTAAGCCGATGCCGACGTCAGGACTCACCAGAATGCTGGTCTTCCTCGGCGGAGCGCTCTNTATTCGACTCGAAATGagttcgagatcgaatcgctcgtttaataaacgagccgagcacgagctgaaattttcagctcgtttaataaacgagctgaatacgagctggggtcagctcgttcgtgttcggctcgataacgactcgaatacatatattttatatttatatgtataaattaataattatatatgcatatatataaatttttattatttgatatttcgccgaacctaaatataaaatccaactcaattataaaataatttatttatatgtaaaattttaatcattaaAACAAAGTATAACATAtaagatcttataaatttattttatatatatattctttctatccttttaaaatcttattcataagccagctcgtattcggctcgttactaaacgagccgaacatgagccgaatttttcggctcgatactttaaggAGCCAGGTCGTACAAGCCGAAAACACAAGCCAACCccaactcgctcgtgttcggctcgttgacacccctaattaggggtggcaatcctgTCAAATTCTTGCgaacgaaaaaaaatttctatcgtCCCCGTCCTCACGGGGATCTTCTTCCCCCGCGTGACTCCGCgaatttttttaaatgcaataaattaatttttataaaattttataaaatttaattttattctaattcTAATCACCTTACGTGTTATTGAattattaagtttatttttttctttcaatgtCAAATTTTTAAGTGTGACTCATCAAATTACTAAAATTGTatatcaataaaatattatttaagtttaactagtatattgtctaaaaaactaaatatgttaaaatatttaattaaatttaaaatatattaaaaatattaaaattagttttctatgtttataaataaattaataatataatacattATTGGACCGGGTGGTGAGTAATATCCCCGGCCCCGACCCGTCCTATCCTAATcttaatacataaaaaaaagggaaaacttcaaaaacccccctgtggtttcacacttttttattttaataccctgtgatttaaagtgtatcaagttagtaccatgtggtttcgtactttatcactttagtaccctgtggtttcacacttttttattttaataccctgtgatttaaagtgtatcaagttagtaccatgtggtttcgtactttatcactttagtaccatgtggtttcatactttatcactttactaccctatggtttaaaaaatcacaggatactaatttgatacaaaattactttactatcctatagtttaaaaaatcacaggatactaacttgatacaaaattaaaaccatagggtactaaagtgacaaagtgcgaaatcacagggtactaaaatgataaagtgtgaaaccacagggtacttaagtgataaagtgagaaaccacagggtactaacttgatacattttaaaccacaggatactaaagtgaaaaaaattgaaaccacaagagagttttttgaagtttttcctatttaatttaaCACTAAGTTACAACTTAGTacactaaggcttagtttggtattgaagcctatgtaacgctattagataaaatgggaaaaaaaaaacatataggatatgcttctgcgttctccagtgggaccgtagaaaatatatcgtaaccgactcatcgcgatatgcaaaacgcaatattacgtacgaaaataaatatgctATTTTTCCAACATACtttttcaccgcacgtaacgcaatctccctgcaatttcaaacgaagcctaaattaATCCCAAAAGGCCAAAACTAAGTTGATAATCAAATACTAAAAAAGTTAACCGGTAAGTTGTACaattgtttttaaaaatccaagaGTTCAAATaccaaaacaaatcaaaagaaaatattcGGTTCGGTTTGATTTTCCACTCCAttaatttggttttggtttcCGATTTTCTAAAACTGGATTAGATCGGAGTGGTTTCAATTTATCTTGTAATCCTCCGGCCCAGTCCGGTCCGGTCTAAGATGACCCACTAAACCAGGCCGACCCGCATTGGACCCAGGCCCAGTTTAAACCGGCCGGTCTAATTGAATATTTATGAGTTCTACCGAGCTTGCGTCCGGTCTAATCTGGTCCAACTTTATATTTCTCCATTGGGTTCCCGGTCTAAGCCGGTCCAACTTTGTTATTATATTTCTCGACAGTTTCGAGtctcttcgtcttcgtcttcgtcttcttcctcctcccttTTACTACTACGCCTACTTCGTCGTCgcgaattagggttagggttctgCTTCCCAAGCACAACCTCCTTTCCCTATCTCAATCACCTCGCCAACTAGGGTTTCGAGGCAAGCGGGagtgggaagaagaagaagtagacgACCTTATAATTCTGattcgaaaccctagatcgcAAGCACCTCGccaattagggttttggaggtgATCACGCGgcgagaggaaggagaagaagggaggaaagaagaagaaagagaagaagaagaagaagaggaaggagaagaagggagggATGGGAGAGCGGAAGGTGCTGAACAAGTACTACCCACCGGATTTCGATCCGGCGAAGATCCCACGGCGGCGGCAACCGAGGAACCAGCAGATCAAGGTGCGGATGATGCTCCCCATGAGCATCCGATGCAACACCTGCGGCACCTACATCTACAAGGGCACCAAGTTCAACTCCCGCAAGGAGGACGTTGTCGGCGAGGTAAACCCTAATCATATCCCTCCCCTTTCGATTATTGTTAGTAATTTCTTCTTCTATGTTGCTCGATTTTTGTGGGAAAATTCGGGAATATGATGTgctataatgttttttttttttttttaatttgatgtcTATCGAAGAGGGAAAAAACAAGGGCTTTTTATGGGAAAATGATGAGAAAAACTGAAACTGATTCTTGGAACTGTTATATCGCATCTGTAAATATATTGCTCATTATTGgtacaaaattagaaaataatgttATAAGAGGTTTGCATTTTATCCTAGATACTGAGATTGGTATGGGAAAACGAGGTGGAGACTTGAATTGAGGGTTGAATGATTCTTCTTTCCATCAGGCAGGTGTATCGGGGGATTGAAATTGAATCCTCCTTTCGATTCTTTCTGACCTATCCTATTATGTTACCTGACTTTTCGAAGAATTTCTTGGATTGTAATGTGATGTGTGGTTCTTCTTTTGGTTCTCTGTAGGGGGAAAACTGATCCGTTTATTGGAGAACATTTGGCAAACTACAATTGGTTGTTGTATTGTAGCTTATAATATACTCCATATATGAGGATTTTTGTAGTTCCTGAAACTGAAAGTTGTTCTGCAAAGCGACTATGAAACTGGAATTGACTatcaaaatattgaatttaattttgcaGACGTACCTGGGGATTCAACTCTTTCGGTTCTACTTCAAGTGCACCAAATGTTCGGCAGAAATTGCTTTCAAGACGGACCCACAGAACTCGGACTACACAGTAGAGTCAGGGGCATCTCGTAATTTTGAGCCTTGGCGTAATGAAGAGGAGGTGAGTGATCTAAACAATGCTAGCTATTTGTTCGGTCATTTAATATGTTTGTGATGGGTGTTTGGCCTGACATCTGGATCATGCTATTTACTAAGAGCACCTGAAGCTAGATGTTTTGGCAAAGAAATAGCATGGAGATTTTGCTTTGATTGGAAGCTAAAATATGTTACTACAAACCAAAAGTAGAAGCTCTAATTTGAAGCTGTATTTTCTTCTGCTTCAGTGGGGAGCTATTGGAGGAATTTATGAAAAACCTGTTAATCATTTTGAACAACTATAACAGATCTTAGCTCTGATGGGGGCCCAAATCACTAGCTTCTAGCCGGGGCTGAAAGTTGAAATAAGCTTGTGGATCCCATGGcaaaagcttcaatttgaagCATCTTTGTCTACCTTCAGTGGGAAGCTCTtgggttttttcttttattaaacaGCTCGTAAAGCTTCTTTGAACATCTTTGTCAAATGACACTTAAGCAGAAGCTTCATCAGAGCCAACTGGTCCTTTATCTGCAGTTTTTTACATTAGGGGGTGCCGGTGATGGTTTTTAATGGAGTTTACTTCTTCTGTCAATGTCATTAGGCACTACAAAATGACAAGAGGAAAAGAGAGGCAGAAGAGATGGGGGATGCAATGAAGTCATTGGAGAATAGGGCTCTTGATTCAAAGCAGGACATGGATATACTCGCTGCTCTCGAAGAGATGAGATCAATGAAGGTATAGTTGCACTTTTCATTTTATGATTCTtggttttattttcattttctatatgaTAAGCTGTCATGGGAAGTTTGCTAGTCATAATAAGGATTGGCTAATTGGTAGTTTTGCAATTTTCTCACCAATGGGTTTCGTCAATGAAGTGCTTATGAAAAATCAATCACGTCAGAGTGTTTCTGGGGTCAAAACCACTTTGAATTTGATAAATGTATTTCTTGTGAATTTTGGAATTGAATTGTACCCATCTATATTGGGGTTTATACTTATTTTTGTACTAGCTGTTTTATTTTCCAATTTAATATGAATCGTGctgactatttttttttgtcttttgtcttttttcttttttgttggtTTGTTCTGCAGTCCAGGCATGCAACTGTGAGCTTTGAAGACATGCTGGAGACCTTGAAACGTTCGGCTTATGAGAAGGTAGTAGCTTGCTTTGCTAGTTATCTCTCTCGCCTTAtgtattttccttttttcattTGGTGagatttatatattattcagtACTATAAGAAGTAGAATTAAAAGCATAGTGAGCTTACCCATAAGGAGTTCTTCCAATTTTCCAAAGtgtctttaatttattatatggcGTCTTGTAGACACAGAGCAGAATGGAAGAACATGTGTAGCTAACCTTTACTAAACGTTTGTTATGTGCTATCTCTTGTGCATGATCGAGTGCAATATGTCTTCCATTTAATATTTGGTGGAAAGACCTCTGTGCATTAACTTGTATGTGTTGAGTGTGGCTCTGAGATTTCTAATGACTTGCCATACATTGACAGGAGCAAAAAGACATGGAAGAGTTAGATGAGGCAGATGAAGCACTAATTAGATCAATTGCTTTCCATGTTAGTATTTCTGCctttcttttagttttttatttcaCTTTCAGTGTTGTTATTGTAATTTTCAAATGATTGTTAATATGCAATTCATAAATTCAGGGTTCAAAAGATTATGTCCGGCGATTGAGtgatgatgacgatgacgaAGTTGATCCAGAAATAGGCCAACCTTCTTCAAGTGAACCATTGGATAGCAATAAGAAGGTATTCCATTACCTAGCTTATTGCTTTGCTGCAAATTCTAGTATTGAaaa
Coding sequences:
- the LOC109724188 gene encoding late embryogenesis abundant protein 46-like, which codes for FIFYFPQAALRPSASSHFFFLFFPQAAPTPPRWALQAKAEKSTASHPAEKEAAEQHKQERIDEAEATKREAVTERHHDAAAAAAAAAAARGGGHVIGCQAAGGYVEPGVAESQPIAIATGMVRPSAAHNPRVGSEHPEPRGTGKGYT
- the LOC109719951 gene encoding coiled-coil domain-containing protein 94; protein product: MGERKVLNKYYPPDFDPAKIPRRRQPRNQQIKVRMMLPMSIRCNTCGTYIYKGTKFNSRKEDVVGETYLGIQLFRFYFKCTKCSAEIAFKTDPQNSDYTVESGASRNFEPWRNEEEALQNDKRKREAEEMGDAMKSLENRALDSKQDMDILAALEEMRSMKSRHATVSFEDMLETLKRSAYEKEQKDMEELDEADEALIRSIAFHGSKDYVRRLSDDDDDEVDPEIGQPSSSEPLDSNKKGKSSLQLQSTIANPTDALTKASISDSSKNKGTRSGTSVLMPKFILKPKPTKDEPSSKKPRSEPAAMDQSGDTGGEGENKLIESNSNTANGLQSLCQNYDSDESD